The proteins below are encoded in one region of Peribacillus muralis:
- a CDS encoding rhomboid family intramembrane serine protease produces the protein MFTRTESFREYATTFRAVTVLILIMMFVFVLVLFPIIPGNLLFYYGSGVNLFINDGQWWRLVTPIFLHSTFTHLLFNGFSLAIFGPALEKFLGSFKFLLFFLSTGILANIATFLFKPLTYTHIGASGAIFGLLGFFLYLVLFNKNYFTSNERNTVYTLTGIAIIMTFIQPQINVVGHLAGLATGILTAPLYWRNKW, from the coding sequence ATGTTTACAAGAACAGAAAGCTTCCGCGAATATGCAACGACCTTCCGAGCTGTGACTGTGCTCATTCTCATCATGATGTTCGTTTTCGTTCTCGTCCTTTTCCCCATAATTCCCGGAAATTTACTTTTCTATTATGGCTCAGGTGTAAATTTATTCATCAATGATGGACAATGGTGGAGATTGGTCACCCCGATTTTTCTACATAGTACGTTCACTCATTTACTGTTCAATGGCTTCTCGCTTGCCATCTTCGGACCAGCCCTCGAGAAGTTTCTCGGTTCCTTTAAATTCTTGCTTTTCTTTTTATCTACCGGGATATTGGCCAATATCGCGACCTTCTTATTTAAGCCGCTCACATATACCCACATAGGTGCCAGCGGTGCAATTTTCGGATTACTCGGCTTCTTCCTTTACCTAGTGCTATTCAATAAAAACTATTTTACGAGCAACGAAAGGAATACCGTCTATACGCTGACCGGAATCGCCATCATCATGACCTTCATCCAGCCGCAGATCAATGTTGTCGGTCACTTGGCCGGCCTGGCAACAGGCATTTTAACCGCACCTCTATATTGGAGGAATAAATGGTAG
- the acpS gene encoding holo-ACP synthase: MIKGIGVDITELARMETLIERQPRLKERILTEKEILIFEGLNGRRKIEYFAGRFAAKEAFSKAYGTGIGKHLSFLDIEISADGKGKPVISKPFSNGVHLSISHSRDYAVAQVIIERVD; the protein is encoded by the coding sequence GTGATCAAAGGTATCGGCGTGGACATAACGGAGTTGGCAAGAATGGAAACATTGATTGAACGGCAACCGCGTTTGAAGGAGCGCATATTGACAGAAAAAGAAATCTTGATTTTTGAAGGGCTGAATGGGAGAAGGAAAATTGAATATTTTGCTGGGCGTTTTGCTGCGAAGGAGGCTTTTTCAAAAGCTTACGGTACAGGGATCGGAAAGCACTTATCCTTCTTGGATATCGAAATAAGTGCAGATGGCAAAGGAAAGCCGGTCATCTCCAAGCCGTTTTCAAATGGGGTACATCTGTCGATCAGCCACAGTCGTGATTATGCGGTTGCCCAGGTCATCATTGAGAGGGTGGATTGA